Proteins from one Thermococcus sp. genomic window:
- a CDS encoding cation:proton antiporter yields MVVEPELILYIAAMLAVAEVFGWIFARINQPVVLGQIVGGILLGIAMPPTEEVKDISMIGVLMLLFLAGLESSIDELKEAGKAGLSVAGIGVLVAFLMGFGIAYPFKGFQQALLYGALTTPTSVSLTVRVLMELDKLKTVEGNTILTAAIVDDILGIIVLTIVISALGEGGVKAVGIAEILLMVLLFLVLMVYAVPGIMDYLLRKVVRIGFADSTVTLSMASLFAFAYLAEHMNLASILGAYLFGLALSETEFRKPIFEHTRVIAHSLFVPLFFVDVGMNIPLKGLSSVGLFALLFSVVAILSKVIGCGLGALIAGLGSKSALRIGVGMIPRMGVELAMLAIALKEGIVGADAYVVIVLMIFLSTLITPTLLKAVFGGES; encoded by the coding sequence ATGGTCGTGGAGCCCGAGTTGATACTCTACATAGCTGCCATGCTTGCCGTTGCCGAGGTCTTCGGCTGGATCTTTGCCAGAATAAACCAGCCCGTGGTTCTCGGCCAGATAGTCGGGGGAATACTCCTCGGAATAGCCATGCCCCCGACGGAGGAGGTTAAGGACATCTCAATGATAGGCGTTCTCATGCTCCTCTTTCTGGCCGGTCTGGAGAGCAGTATCGATGAGCTCAAGGAGGCCGGGAAAGCTGGTCTATCCGTTGCCGGAATAGGCGTCCTCGTGGCTTTTTTGATGGGCTTTGGAATAGCGTACCCCTTCAAGGGCTTTCAGCAGGCCCTTCTGTACGGCGCTTTAACAACTCCAACGAGCGTTAGTTTGACCGTTAGAGTCCTCATGGAGCTGGATAAACTAAAGACGGTTGAAGGCAACACGATACTCACCGCCGCGATAGTGGACGACATACTCGGCATCATCGTCCTCACCATCGTTATCTCAGCCCTTGGGGAGGGTGGTGTGAAGGCCGTGGGAATAGCCGAGATACTCCTGATGGTTCTCCTCTTCCTTGTCCTAATGGTCTACGCGGTTCCCGGAATTATGGACTACCTCCTGAGAAAGGTCGTCAGGATAGGCTTCGCGGACTCGACGGTTACCCTCTCGATGGCCTCGCTCTTTGCCTTTGCTTACTTAGCGGAGCACATGAACCTGGCATCTATCCTCGGGGCTTATCTCTTTGGCCTTGCACTCAGCGAGACGGAGTTCAGGAAGCCGATATTCGAGCACACGAGGGTGATTGCACATTCCCTCTTCGTCCCGCTCTTCTTCGTAGACGTTGGCATGAATATCCCGCTGAAGGGCCTCTCATCAGTTGGGCTCTTTGCGCTTCTCTTCAGCGTCGTCGCAATACTCAGCAAGGTCATAGGTTGCGGTCTTGGGGCGTTGATAGCTGGCCTAGGCTCAAAGTCAGCCCTGAGAATAGGCGTCGGCATGATACCGAGGATGGGTGTAGAGCTTGCCATGCTCGCCATAGCGCTGAAGGAGGGCATTGTTGGGGCTGACGCCTACGTTGTGATAGTCCTGATGATATTCCTGAGCACGCTGATAACCCCGACCCTCCTGAAGGCCGTCTTTGGTGGCGAGTCCTAG
- a CDS encoding CBS domain-containing protein, with translation MASENEEKPKLNIVKLSKMPLKLVMDEKFLRLSPDDRIEDLIKGLEHRTCAVVTDEAGKLLGFISVDEIINLIVPPTDYVLVGMDALKEAHFDWDRPVKEIMNPRPITLSPKDTLGYALGMMLETGVRQFPVVEKKKVVGTFSAQSVIRLLRVFSR, from the coding sequence GTGGCCAGCGAGAACGAGGAGAAGCCGAAGCTCAACATCGTCAAGCTCTCCAAGATGCCCCTGAAGCTCGTTATGGACGAGAAGTTCCTCAGGCTTTCGCCCGATGACAGGATTGAGGACCTCATCAAGGGGCTCGAACACAGAACCTGCGCCGTCGTTACCGACGAGGCCGGAAAGCTTCTCGGCTTCATCTCGGTCGACGAGATAATCAACCTCATAGTTCCGCCCACGGATTACGTTCTCGTGGGTATGGACGCCCTCAAGGAGGCCCATTTCGACTGGGACAGGCCGGTAAAGGAGATAATGAACCCGAGGCCGATAACTCTGTCGCCCAAGGACACCCTCGGCTACGCTCTAGGAATGATGCTCGAAACTGGAGTGAGACAGTTCCCTGTGGTCGAGAAGAAGAAGGTCGTTGGAACCTTCTCGGCCCAGAGCGTCATAAGACTCCTCAGGGTATTCTCACGGTGA
- a CDS encoding AbrB/MazE/SpoVT family DNA-binding domain-containing protein, producing MTVEVVRLDDNGRLYLPASIRKKLRSREFYIEERNGEIVLVPVRKKIEKYWGIFKGENLTAEEIDRIAEEETEKLLRDEL from the coding sequence ATGACAGTGGAAGTCGTAAGACTCGATGATAATGGCAGACTCTATCTTCCGGCCAGCATCAGAAAGAAGCTTCGCTCCAGGGAATTCTACATCGAAGAGAGAAACGGGGAGATAGTCCTCGTTCCAGTAAGGAAGAAGATAGAAAAGTACTGGGGTATTTTCAAGGGCGAGAACCTGACCGCTGAGGAGATAGACAGGATAGCTGAGGAGGAAACCGAAAAGCTCCTGAGGGATGAGCTTTGA
- a CDS encoding 2-dehydropantoate 2-reductase — MKVYVLGAGSIGSLFGALLARAGHDVTLIGREEHVKAVRERGLKITGVEEFTVYPKAEIYAPEEPPDLLLLTVKSYSTKTALECARHCIGENTWILSLQNGLGNEELALKVTDKVIGGVTTNGAMLTEWGKVRWTGRGITVIGKYPKGKHKFVEKVAETFRNAGLETKLTENVLGWKWAKAIVNSVINGLGTVLEVKNGLLREIPELEGISVEVAREGCIVAQQLGVEFEVHPLELLWDTIERTRENYNSTLQDIMRGKKSEVDYINGKIVEYASSIGLEAPRNELLWVLIKAKEKLNRGSGNTQGGVEDGAVWREGEQRLRGN, encoded by the coding sequence GTGAAGGTTTACGTGCTCGGCGCTGGCTCGATAGGTTCCCTTTTCGGTGCCCTTCTCGCCAGAGCGGGTCACGACGTGACTCTGATTGGCAGGGAAGAGCACGTAAAGGCCGTGAGGGAGAGGGGACTAAAGATAACCGGCGTTGAGGAGTTCACGGTTTACCCCAAGGCTGAGATCTACGCCCCGGAGGAACCGCCCGATCTGCTCCTCCTCACCGTCAAGTCCTACTCGACAAAGACGGCCCTTGAATGCGCCAGGCACTGCATAGGAGAGAACACTTGGATACTCAGTTTACAGAACGGCCTCGGGAACGAGGAGCTTGCACTCAAGGTCACCGACAAGGTTATCGGCGGGGTGACGACGAACGGGGCCATGCTCACCGAGTGGGGAAAGGTTAGATGGACGGGAAGGGGAATAACGGTGATAGGGAAGTATCCGAAGGGGAAGCACAAGTTCGTTGAAAAAGTTGCAGAGACCTTCAGAAACGCCGGATTGGAGACAAAGCTTACCGAGAACGTTCTCGGGTGGAAGTGGGCAAAGGCCATAGTCAACTCCGTCATAAACGGTCTTGGAACCGTTTTAGAAGTCAAAAACGGCCTTCTCAGGGAAATCCCGGAACTTGAGGGGATATCCGTTGAGGTCGCGCGGGAGGGATGCATCGTCGCCCAGCAACTTGGAGTGGAGTTCGAGGTTCACCCCCTTGAGCTCCTCTGGGACACCATCGAGAGAACCCGGGAGAACTACAACTCAACTCTCCAGGACATAATGCGCGGGAAAAAGAGTGAGGTTGACTACATAAACGGCAAGATAGTTGAATACGCCTCCTCAATTGGTTTGGAGGCCCCGAGGAACGAGCTCCTATGGGTTCTCATAAAGGCGAAGGAAAAGCTAAATAGGGGTTCGGGCAATACCCAAGGGGGTGTGGAAGATGGCGCTGTTTGGAGGGAAGGAGAGCAACGTCTTCGAGGCAATTGA
- a CDS encoding tetratricopeptide repeat protein, which translates to MDRLKAYIIGFIIVLLAIAAGIVWYGGWRLLLQVILVLGFLGVTLMLGFFTALTLYAESWKYGTLLAIFTAISAYGLYLSATWQKLNVVAGIIVFFIAVVAFGIWYISEPDLGLVDRFKSAESLEKAGKYKQAARKYEKAGNYLKAAEMYLKLGWLESAAWAYEKAGQYEKAAEIYEQLYEKEKDTYYLKEAHEYWKKAGNMERAAKALERYAEEEPWFWEDVAKLYEELGNEEKAREAWLKALEYYQKEAEEEGVFWEDVGNIARKLGMEELAREAYQKFLEYCLKEAEEDPMWWKHVAEAYEYLGEKEKAEEARRKYEEYRRRITKANEETSKSPEEKGE; encoded by the coding sequence ATGGACAGACTGAAGGCTTACATTATAGGTTTCATAATCGTGCTTCTTGCCATAGCGGCGGGTATAGTCTGGTACGGTGGATGGAGGCTTTTACTCCAGGTCATCCTCGTCCTCGGGTTCCTTGGTGTTACCCTGATGCTCGGCTTCTTCACGGCATTAACCCTCTACGCCGAGAGCTGGAAGTATGGGACTTTACTGGCGATTTTCACAGCAATAAGCGCCTACGGCCTCTATCTCAGCGCCACGTGGCAGAAGCTCAACGTCGTTGCAGGGATTATAGTCTTCTTCATTGCAGTGGTCGCCTTCGGAATCTGGTACATCAGCGAGCCTGACCTTGGCCTTGTTGACCGCTTCAAGAGCGCCGAAAGCCTCGAAAAAGCCGGGAAATACAAGCAGGCAGCGAGGAAGTACGAGAAGGCCGGAAACTACCTGAAAGCGGCTGAGATGTACCTCAAGCTCGGCTGGCTTGAGAGCGCGGCGTGGGCCTACGAGAAGGCTGGCCAGTACGAGAAGGCAGCCGAAATCTACGAGCAGCTTTACGAGAAGGAGAAGGACACCTACTACCTCAAGGAGGCCCACGAGTACTGGAAGAAGGCTGGAAACATGGAGAGGGCAGCTAAGGCTTTGGAGCGCTACGCCGAGGAAGAGCCCTGGTTCTGGGAGGACGTGGCGAAGCTCTACGAGGAGTTAGGCAACGAGGAGAAGGCGAGGGAGGCCTGGCTGAAGGCCCTTGAGTACTATCAGAAAGAAGCCGAAGAGGAAGGCGTATTCTGGGAGGACGTCGGCAACATAGCGCGCAAACTTGGAATGGAGGAGCTCGCTAGGGAGGCCTACCAGAAGTTCCTCGAATACTGCCTGAAAGAGGCTGAAGAAGACCCGATGTGGTGGAAGCACGTGGCTGAAGCCTACGAATACCTCGGCGAGAAGGAGAAGGCCGAAGAAGCTAGGAGGAAGTACGAGGAGTACAGGCGGAGGATTACAAAGGCCAATGAGGAAACGTCGAAGTCCCCAGAGGAGAAGGGGGAGTGA
- a CDS encoding TIGR00153 family protein: MALFGGKESNVFEAIENHLEAVRKTLESFRKLMEAYLNGDLEGAKALEEEVSKLESEADNLRRSIELMLYEGAFLPASRGDYVRLSELVDQVADAAESAAHVLILAKPKVPEEIKDGIIELVGSAIETYDVLMEAVKALNRDVDEALKLAKETEDREERADVVEYRVKAEVFESETITTYAKLIWNQVLTKIGDIADRAEDASDQVMLMAIKRRG; this comes from the coding sequence ATGGCGCTGTTTGGAGGGAAGGAGAGCAACGTCTTCGAGGCAATTGAGAACCACCTTGAGGCCGTCAGGAAGACCCTTGAGAGCTTCAGAAAGCTTATGGAGGCTTACCTGAACGGCGACCTTGAGGGGGCCAAGGCCCTTGAGGAGGAGGTTTCAAAGCTGGAGAGCGAGGCCGACAACCTGAGGAGGAGCATAGAGCTGATGCTCTATGAAGGTGCCTTCCTCCCGGCGAGCAGGGGCGACTACGTCAGGCTGAGCGAGCTCGTTGATCAGGTGGCAGACGCCGCCGAGAGCGCCGCCCACGTGCTCATACTTGCCAAGCCAAAGGTTCCGGAGGAAATCAAGGATGGAATCATCGAACTGGTTGGCTCGGCGATAGAGACCTACGACGTCCTAATGGAGGCCGTGAAGGCCCTCAACAGGGATGTGGATGAAGCCCTCAAGCTCGCAAAGGAGACCGAAGACAGGGAGGAGAGGGCCGACGTCGTCGAATACCGCGTGAAGGCTGAGGTCTTTGAGAGTGAAACGATAACCACTTATGCCAAGCTCATCTGGAATCAGGTTCTCACGAAGATAGGCGACATAGCCGACCGCGCTGAGGACGCTTCAGACCAGGTCATGCTGATGGCGATAAAGAGGAGGGGATGA
- a CDS encoding type II toxin-antitoxin system VapC family toxin, with protein sequence MKVYADVNVIYYILTANEEFGIRAKELVEEYYGRMITSALTVWQLHVLLRRKGNNRPELTNILSELGIKIVPLTPEILSEAEKCGRLDFDDAIHYATMKAHRIDVILSNDRDFDKIKEIKRVF encoded by the coding sequence TTGAAGGTTTATGCAGACGTCAATGTGATCTACTATATCCTGACCGCAAACGAAGAGTTCGGAATTAGAGCTAAGGAGCTTGTTGAGGAGTACTACGGCCGGATGATTACATCTGCACTAACGGTCTGGCAGCTCCACGTCCTCCTCCGAAGAAAAGGTAATAACAGACCAGAGCTGACTAACATACTCTCTGAGCTGGGGATAAAAATCGTTCCCTTAACTCCAGAGATTCTGTCCGAAGCGGAGAAGTGCGGGCGACTTGACTTTGACGATGCCATCCACTATGCTACGATGAAAGCCCACAGGATAGACGTAATACTCTCAAACGACCGTGATTTTGACAAAATTAAGGAGATAAAAAGGGTCTTTTAG
- the otg gene encoding methylated-DNA--protein-cysteine methyltransferase, whose protein sequence is MLSVERFRVLDRDVWIGVIFSGRIQGISFAFDRKTLFDRVREREEFLKRRGVEVSLDVRPSLYPEMVYRVLVGELENADLLGELSFEGVTPFERRVYEWLTKNVKRGSVITYGALAKALGTSPRAIGGAMRRNPYPIVVPCHRVVSRDGIGNYSSGVEEKRFLLKVEGVKKWTD, encoded by the coding sequence ATGCTGAGCGTTGAGCGCTTTAGGGTTCTCGACAGGGATGTATGGATTGGGGTAATTTTCTCGGGGAGGATTCAGGGGATAAGCTTTGCCTTCGACAGGAAAACTCTGTTTGATAGGGTAAGAGAACGGGAGGAATTCCTCAAAAGGCGAGGTGTTGAAGTCTCTCTGGACGTGAGGCCTAGCCTTTATCCTGAAATGGTCTACCGCGTCCTCGTCGGGGAGCTTGAAAACGCCGACCTGCTGGGGGAGCTCTCCTTCGAGGGCGTTACACCCTTCGAGAGGCGCGTTTACGAGTGGCTCACGAAAAACGTTAAAAGAGGTTCCGTTATAACCTATGGTGCGCTTGCGAAGGCCCTTGGAACGTCCCCGAGGGCCATTGGGGGCGCGATGAGGAGGAACCCTTATCCGATAGTCGTGCCGTGCCACCGAGTTGTTTCGAGGGACGGCATAGGGAACTACAGCTCTGGAGTCGAGGAGAAGAGGTTCCTGCTAAAGGTCGAGGGGGTGAAGAAATGGACAGACTGA
- a CDS encoding RNA methyltransferase yields the protein MNLSVVLVEPEGPANIGMVARTMKNFGFSRLVLINPNLTDESYSYAVHATDVLERALVLEGFEEALELFDLAVGTTGKPGRGYIPARAPVMPWELRETLKGYSGSVGLFFGRESIGLKNEELERLDFTVTIPTSEAYPVMNLAQAVAVILYELSKERPEPAVEALKPAAREEKEHLVKTWAELLEVMDYPKDSERREVFVKVFRRFVGRAVLYGREVHTLIGPLRRARLKLEECEDAER from the coding sequence ATGAACCTCTCAGTTGTTCTCGTTGAGCCCGAGGGGCCGGCGAACATAGGCATGGTAGCGAGAACCATGAAGAACTTCGGCTTCTCAAGGCTAGTCTTAATCAATCCGAACCTGACGGATGAGAGCTACAGCTACGCCGTCCACGCCACCGACGTCCTCGAAAGGGCCCTCGTCCTTGAAGGCTTCGAAGAGGCCCTGGAGCTCTTTGATCTGGCCGTTGGCACCACGGGAAAGCCCGGAAGGGGCTACATTCCAGCCAGGGCCCCGGTGATGCCCTGGGAGCTGAGGGAGACGCTGAAAGGCTACTCTGGAAGCGTTGGCCTCTTCTTTGGCCGGGAGAGCATCGGGCTGAAGAACGAGGAACTGGAAAGGCTCGACTTCACAGTTACGATACCAACAAGCGAGGCTTATCCAGTTATGAACTTAGCTCAAGCCGTTGCGGTAATCCTCTACGAGCTCTCCAAGGAAAGGCCCGAGCCAGCGGTTGAGGCACTGAAACCCGCAGCAAGGGAGGAGAAGGAGCATCTGGTGAAGACATGGGCGGAACTCCTTGAGGTCATGGACTACCCCAAGGATTCCGAGCGGAGGGAGGTCTTCGTCAAGGTCTTCAGGCGTTTCGTTGGCAGGGCCGTTCTGTACGGAAGGGAAGTCCACACCCTTATTGGCCCCCTGAGGAGGGCCAGACTTAAACTGGAGGAATGCGAAGATGCTGAGCGTTGA